AAGAGGATGCCTATGAAAAGACCATTTTTATATTTTCTTATTATAACTTTAGTAGGGATTTATTTTTTCTATCAAATTAACTTAAAAGGGATAGATTTTCTAGTATTAGGTTTAATTATTTTATTTACTGTTGTGATTTTTAGATACTTTATTAAATATAATACTAGTATCCTTTTTATTATAGCATTTTTTGCTATAGGAGGACTTTTAGTTGTAGATAGTTCAACTGATAGTATACTTATAGATTTGAAAAAAGAATATGTTGATTTAAAGGGAATTATAAAAGAAGAAGTTAAGATATCTAAAAATTATTCAAAATATATATTAGAAGCTACAAATATTAAATACAAAAATAAGGAATTAAAATTACAAGAGAATTGCATGTTACAAGTTAGTGGAAAAAAGGTATTACGGACCGGAGATAAAATTAGCTTACGAGGGATAATAAAAGAACCAAATAGTAATACAAATCCAGGTTTGTTTAATTACAGCCTATATTTAAATACTAAAAGCATATCGGTAATAGTGTCCACAAAAAGTTATTTAGTAAAAGTGATAAGTAAAGAAAATTTATCATTTGGACAAGCATTTGTTAATAACGCTAAAAATAAGTTAGTAAAAACATTTAATATGTATTTAAGTGAAAAGAATAGCAATCTTGTTAAATCAATGATATTAGGAGATAGTAAATACTTAGAAAACAGCGAAGCTAAGAAGATAAGAGATTTAGGACTAGCACATCTTTTAGCAGTTTCTGGACTACATATAGGAATACTATCTATGTTTATAATATTTGTTCTAAAATTATTTAGAATAACTCCTAAAGTTTTAATTATTACTACAGTTATAATTTTATGGACTTATGGATATATTGTAGGCTATCCTTCATCTATATTAAGAGCGTTAGTGATGTTTAGTTGCTTACTCCTTTCAAAAATAACTTTTAGAAGATATGACCCTATAAATAGCCTGGGGTTTGGAGGATTACTTTTATTAATATATAGACCATTATGGGTTTTTGATATAGGATTTCAACTCTCCTTTTCAGCTACTTTATCGCTTTTAATATTTACTATAAGGATTAAACATTTATTTTTACATAAAATTGGAAAGTTAGGAGATATACTTTCGCCTCTTATAGCTGTGCAGCTTGGTATTATTCCTATATTAGCATATCATTTCAATAATGTGTCATTTGTATCTGTATTTACTAATTTAATTTTAGTACCTATTATGTCTATTGTAGTAATACTAGCATTTGTTTTAATTATAGTATCATTTGCTAGTGCAAAACTTTCTATCGTTATAGGGATGTTTTTAAATACATTGTTAAATATAAGTGATTATTTTATTACATTTATATATAATAAATTACCAATTGTAACTGTAGAAGTATTTTCGCCTTCCTTAGTTGAAATAATTTTATATTTTACATTAATATTCATATCATTAAAAATAATAGATATAAAATTATTTTCTGTAGCTTTAAATAAAGTAATAGTAATATATTTAACAACTTTAGTTATGCTATCTGGAGTATTCTTTACATACAATGATGAAGTAATAATTGACTTTATCGATGTTGGACAAGGTGATGCTACGTTAATTAGAGACAATAGTAAAGCTTTTTTAATAGATACAGGTGGTTCGCTGTTTCAAGGAGCAGATGTAGGAAATAATACAATTATTCCTTTTTTATTAAAAGAAGGAATAACTAGATTAGATGCAGTATTTATTACTCATTATCATAAGGATCATTGTAAAGCTCTTTTGTCAATAATAGACAAAATAAATGTTGACAAAATTATTATAGGATATAAAAATAAAAAAAGTACATTGTATTGGGATATAGTAAAAAAAGCGGAAGAAAAAAATATACCTATTTTTATAGTAAAAAGAGGGGATAAAATAGTAATATCGAAAAATATAAAATTATTTGTGCTTTGGCCCGATAAAATTAAAGAAAATAAATTATATGAGTATAATGAAAATAATATGTCTTTAGTATTATTACTACAATCGTTCGATAAAAAGATATTATTTACTGGAGATATAGAGAAGCAAAGTGAAAATAAATTGGCAAATATGAATAAAGAATGTGATGTAGATATAATAAAGGTTCCACATCATGGAAGTAGTACTTCATCTACTGAAGAGTTCATTAAATACTTTGAACCAGAAGTAGGAGTTATAAGTGTCGGTAATAATAATTTTGGACATCCGGATAACCAAGTTATTAAAAGATATGAGGAGAATAATGTGAAAATATATAGGACTGACGTGCAAGGTCTTATTACAGTTAAATTATATCCAAATAGTTTTGAAATTTGTCCATTTGTTGAAGATAAGTTGTACTTGAAAGAAATAATATATATAAATAGAATAGAATTATTATATCTTTTTTGTTATATTGTAATGGGATTGATTTTGGCTAATAAATATAAAAAATATTTTTATACTGAAATAAAACATATTACTAAATGAGGTGTTTGAGATGAGCTATAAAGAACTTCTTAATGATATAAAAAAAGATAAGTTAAAAAAGGTATATATATGTTTTGGGAAGGAGATATATCTTAAAAACTGGGCTGTATCAGAAATAAAAAATAAATATGTAGATAAATCCTTTGAAACCTTGAATTTTGTTCACTTAGATGGAAAAGAAACAAAAGTTGACGATATAATAAATGCTTGTGAAACCTTACCTTTTATGTCTTCCAAGAAAATTGTTGTAGTAGAAGATCCACTTTTCTTAATTAATAGTAAAGCCGTTAGTAAACAGGATGAAAAACAATTAGTTAATTATATGAATAATTTAAATGATACAACTTGTTTGATATTTATAGTAAATGATGAAAAGATAGATAAAAGAAAAAAGATTTTTAAACAAATAAAATCTATTGGTGCTGTTATTGAATTCGATAGAGTGAAAGGTGATGAACTAAATAAATGGATAGCAAAAACTTTTAAGAAAAATAATAAAAAAATATCTAAGAATAACATTAATTATTTTATACATAATAGTGGATATATTGATTCGTCTAGTGATAAGACTTTATATGATTTAGAAAATGAAATTGTAAAAATATGTAATTATATTGGAGATAGGATAGAAGTTAACAGAGAAGATATAGATTCTATATTAGTAAAGACATTACAAAATAACATTTTCAAATTAGTGGATTGTATTGGACAAAAAAATACTGAGGATGCTTTATCGATATTTAATGAGATGATATTGGCTAATGAACCAGTGCAATTGATTTTTTATATGATTGCAAGACAATTTAGGTTATTGTTAATGGCTAAATTATTGGAGAAAAAAGGATATAGTGTACCTAATATAGCAAAAAAGATAAATACACCTAATTTTGTTGCCAAAAAAGTATTAACTCAGAGTAGGAATTTTTCTTATAAAAGACTTGAGGAAGGATTAAAAAAGTGTCTTGAAATTGATGAAAATATAAAAAAGGGGAATATTGATAGCAAATTAGCTATTGAAATACTTATAGTAGGCTTTGCAAAATAGTATAAATAGGAGATAAATAAGTAGCTTCGATTTTATCGAAGCTACTTATTTATTAAACATATTATTAAATTATTAAAAATTCCTAAAAAATAATTCGGGCATTTTAGCCCGATAACATCTAGAAAAGCTATAATATATAAATTTTAATTAAGCGATGTTGTTAACTTTCTTAGCTAATCTACTAACTTTTCTTGAAGCAGCTTTTTTATGGATAGTTCCTTTGTTTGCTGCTTTATATAATTTCTTTTCTACTATTCTAAGTAATTCTTTTGCTTTCTCAACATCATTAGCTTCGATAGCTTTTTCTAGTCTTTTAATATAAGTTCTATACTCAGATTTTCTTCTTCTATTTACCTCTGTCTTTCTGTTAATAACACGAATTTTC
This window of the Caldisalinibacter kiritimatiensis genome carries:
- a CDS encoding DNA internalization-related competence protein ComEC/Rec2, yielding MKRPFLYFLIITLVGIYFFYQINLKGIDFLVLGLIILFTVVIFRYFIKYNTSILFIIAFFAIGGLLVVDSSTDSILIDLKKEYVDLKGIIKEEVKISKNYSKYILEATNIKYKNKELKLQENCMLQVSGKKVLRTGDKISLRGIIKEPNSNTNPGLFNYSLYLNTKSISVIVSTKSYLVKVISKENLSFGQAFVNNAKNKLVKTFNMYLSEKNSNLVKSMILGDSKYLENSEAKKIRDLGLAHLLAVSGLHIGILSMFIIFVLKLFRITPKVLIITTVIILWTYGYIVGYPSSILRALVMFSCLLLSKITFRRYDPINSLGFGGLLLLIYRPLWVFDIGFQLSFSATLSLLIFTIRIKHLFLHKIGKLGDILSPLIAVQLGIIPILAYHFNNVSFVSVFTNLILVPIMSIVVILAFVLIIVSFASAKLSIVIGMFLNTLLNISDYFITFIYNKLPIVTVEVFSPSLVEIILYFTLIFISLKIIDIKLFSVALNKVIVIYLTTLVMLSGVFFTYNDEVIIDFIDVGQGDATLIRDNSKAFLIDTGGSLFQGADVGNNTIIPFLLKEGITRLDAVFITHYHKDHCKALLSIIDKINVDKIIIGYKNKKSTLYWDIVKKAEEKNIPIFIVKRGDKIVISKNIKLFVLWPDKIKENKLYEYNENNMSLVLLLQSFDKKILFTGDIEKQSENKLANMNKECDVDIIKVPHHGSSTSSTEEFIKYFEPEVGVISVGNNNFGHPDNQVIKRYEENNVKIYRTDVQGLITVKLYPNSFEICPFVEDKLYLKEIIYINRIELLYLFCYIVMGLILANKYKKYFYTEIKHITK
- the holA gene encoding DNA polymerase III subunit delta — its product is MSYKELLNDIKKDKLKKVYICFGKEIYLKNWAVSEIKNKYVDKSFETLNFVHLDGKETKVDDIINACETLPFMSSKKIVVVEDPLFLINSKAVSKQDEKQLVNYMNNLNDTTCLIFIVNDEKIDKRKKIFKQIKSIGAVIEFDRVKGDELNKWIAKTFKKNNKKISKNNINYFIHNSGYIDSSSDKTLYDLENEIVKICNYIGDRIEVNREDIDSILVKTLQNNIFKLVDCIGQKNTEDALSIFNEMILANEPVQLIFYMIARQFRLLLMAKLLEKKGYSVPNIAKKINTPNFVAKKVLTQSRNFSYKRLEEGLKKCLEIDENIKKGNIDSKLAIEILIVGFAK
- the rpsT gene encoding 30S ribosomal protein S20 yields the protein MANTKSAKKKIRVINRKTEVNRRRKSEYRTYIKRLEKAIEANDVEKAKELLRIVEKKLYKAANKGTIHKKAASRKVSRLAKKVNNIA